Genomic segment of Zingiber officinale cultivar Zhangliang chromosome 11B, Zo_v1.1, whole genome shotgun sequence:
CAGAAAATCACGGAAGGAGGAGATCCAGGGTTTGCTAATGAAAAGGGGGCAATTTGGACTGTTGTTCTGCTTGGCTGGCTAGGAGCGGAGCTAAAGCATCTGAACAAGTACGCGATGCTTTACAGCTCACTGGGCATCAGGCCGGTGAGGTTCGTCGTACCGGTCAAGGAGCTGTTGGGGTTCGATTTGGGTCGAAGAGTGGAGGAGAAGATTGCCTGCTTCACGCAAGAGCTGGTTTCCTGGTGCTCCGAGACAGAGAAGGACGGCAGGGAACGGTGTCTTCTTTTTCACTCCTTCAGCAATACGGGTTGGCTAACGTAAACCACTCTCTTCTCTTGTATAATGCAatgttttcttctcttttttactGAAGATTGTAGGAATCACGCTATATCGAGATTATTTTTAGGCATTGGCAATTTATAATCCATATCTCTTACACCCTAGATTTAATGCAAAGTacagtttattattattattattattttttaagtaaTTAGTCTTTTGGCAATAGCTAGTGGCACCAATGTTCTTGATTGTCTTTTGGCCTAAGTAAAAAAACGAAAAACAAAAAACGACCTTATGATGTTCTTCATTGTTGTTTGATTCATAACCTCTTTGAAAGTAGCATGTCACTTTCTTTTAGCTTTTGCTAATGTTAACTAGTGCGTCTATCGTACTTCCCATCTATCTCCACCCATCTTGCTTACTTGATGGGCTTTTGCTAATGTTAACTGGTGATGTCTTTAAAGATTCATCTTATCTTACTTCCATCTATCTTCACCCATCTTTCTTACTTAATGGTATCAAAATGAAGACTATAACCTTTCTTACCCGTGTTGTGTTTATTAAAGACTTAAGACTTTCATTCCTTTACTTTGCCTGATTTGGACCAAAATAATATGAAGAAATttgttgaaattaaattctttcctCCCTCTTAAACAAGAGAAATTGATAACATATTTTTCCGTTCTTTTTTCCTTCCTATTTCCCATTTAAGCGCACCATTGATCAAGTAAGACAAACTATTTTGTTGGTTTACAGTTACGGTAGCATACTTGAGAATTTACAAAACCGACCTGATATAGTTCAGAAAATTAAAGGATGCATTGTTGACTCAGGAGCTGCCCCAGAGATAAGTCCGCAGGTTTGTGTACCACTATATTGCTCCATATTTGTTGGTTGGCATTCATTATGCAGTTATTTTCAGTTTAGCTTTGAGCTTGTCAAACAAGCAGACTTTTTAGTTTGATTGCTTGTATATAATGTATTTCCAAACAATCACAAAACTAGACCAGTGGTAGTGTAAATTTGCAGATATGGGCTGCAGGATTTTCTGCTGCATTATTGAAAAAGCGTAGCTCTTTGGTTTATTCTTCTACCAATGGTGAAGTAACTAATATGGATGTAACTATCAGTGGATTGGAGCATAAGGACAATAACTTTTCTTTCAAGGAAACTTTTCTCTTATCACTTCTAGAGAAGTTCTTCATTGTAGTTCTAATGCTGCCTGATGTGAACCTGTAAGTATTTCATGTTTTTCATGTTTGTTTTGGTTTCTTCTCTTTGATATTCCTTTTGTATATGCCCATTTATTTCTAGATCGAATAAACTCATAAAAGTATGCTCTCTCAGCTTATTCTTCAATGAATAAATCACCATTTTTTGAGTCATTTTACATGCCTTTTAGCAATATTACGAAAGTTTTCATGCAGTCATCCAAAAAGCTTCATGCAGTCGGCCAATAGAAGTCAGGACTTACTTTGTAAACATAATCTTATTCATTGATAAACAGCTTTGATGATAGTATGGCATATTGACAAACATGAAAACAATTTTActtatcaacaaaataataagcttatcaaaatatttaagtttggttAGAAAACTAAATATGAAACCAATACATAAAATGTCTACAGATATACAAAATAATATTGAATGTGTTGAAAAGAAGAAGGTatataaacaataaaaaaaaatacttttaaacaaCTATTAAGATCAACAAAGATAATTTACACTTTATAGATCATATTTTTTGACAAGTATTCAAGGAAATCGTACTGTATAATTGTTTCTGTTTTTCCCCGTAATCTGTTATTTCTTATGTTCTTTCTGTAATCTgtgtttttttctcaaaattttctcTTCTATcatttttttgaataatttttttctcaGTTTTCATAATTGATTCCAATCTTGTCAATTCAACCCAACCTATCAGACTGgtatttatttttgtgatttgATGATATTAATATCATTCTTTGATTTTGCAATATATGTTTGGAATATTCTGGTGAAAATAATAATGTTTGACATGGTTGGATGTCTTGAAATGCTATGAGATCAACACAAAAAGAATTTTTCCTTGCTGTCTATTGTTTAACAAAATGGTGTTCTGGCAGGAGGTTgaaaaaaatcatctccatactGACAAACAAACAGCCATCCTGTCCTCAGCTATATCTTTATAGTTCAGCTGACAAGGTAATTCCATCGAAATCAGTGGAAAACTTTATCCAGGCTCAGAAGTCATTGGGAAGAATCGTACATGCATATGACTTTTGTTTATCTCCACATGTAGACCATCTAAGGAATTATCCACAATTATATTCTACCAAAATTAATGAGTTTCTCAGAGAGTGTTACTCTGCAGTAGTCTGAACTAGTTACAAGATATTACATATGTACTTGACTGTCCAGCAGCTCAAGTAACACAAACTTTGCAGAGGTAGTCTTAAATCTAATGTGATTGTTTTTTTGGTTCGTCAAGTGCCATCTTCGTACATAAAACTTATATGCTACGACCTTTTATTTTGCAGTGTATTTTCAGCTCTGAACCCCGTTAGCAATTCCAAGAATAAATGCCCTTGCACATTTGAGTGCATGTTCATTGATAACTTGTTCAAAATGCAAGTATAATTCATTTCTGCCTGTTTATTCCCCGCCAATTTTGGTGGCTGgcaatttgaattttcaattacGAATTGAACAAAAATGATATTGCTCTTGTAGCTTTCTGTTTCATTTTTCTGGAACACTTGTTTGTTTTTCCTATTCATGTTTCATGTCTAGCAAAATTTGTAAGAAACTATGGCCAGTGAACCCAGGTCCAAGCTTGCAGCCGAAGTATCTCGTCTTGCAATTCACAATATGTCAGGCATATCTCATGTCTTGCAGGCTGCAACTGGCGGACTTGGGATCTGCTTAATTCGCACTGAAATTGTTGTATCCGTTATTCTGGATTTTGCAGTAACATTTCtactcttttatatttttttcctatCACAAAATGGAACATTTTTATTTGTGAATAGCTTCCATCCTCAATAGCTTATTGTTTCATATATAATTTTGTAAGTTTGTCTCCTTGCTTTCTGTCCGAATAAACGGGTTAAGTTCCAATTTAGACCATGTTTCCTATGGGAAggaaataaaagataaaaataagGTAGTGAAATTTTGTTCAGTCATTCTTTTTTCTGACATTTCCCCGTCTTTTATTGTTTCTTTGGTGGGAATAGGGGGACAGAATGGAAGTATTAAGAGCTAATTTGAATAATCGCTCAAATTAAATACTTATTCTCCCTTGTCAACTGTCTTTTGTGGTGGAAGTCTTTTTCTGTCTTTCTTTCGCCTTTTACATTATCGCCTCACTGAATGAGATAGGATCCTCTCTAAAGTTCCATCCTCGTGTCCTACTCGTCGCCTGCAGTTCACTACCGGCCGCCACCAGTTCTGGTCAGTCGTTGGTCTGATTAGAATTATATCCTAGGGGAAAGTGAATCTAGGGAGATTGTTATCGGCGCGATCGGCATCGGAATCCGTTCAGATCTAAGCAGAAGCTTAGATTGACGATGGAGAAAATCTTGTTCAGATCTAGTCGAATTCAAGTACTGATCACGTCGACAGTGATTTTCCTGGGTTCATCTTCCTTCTAGGATATAGTTCTGATCGGATCAGCGATCGGAGCCCACTAGCGGTGGACTAGGGTGACAAATAGTGGACTAGGGTGACAAATGAGACACGGATAGAAAATTTTAGGAATAGAGAAAATAAGTTTGTTGGGTCTATTTTTACAAtccttttctaattttttttcgaaagaaaatatttaacttCTAATTCGTTCGGTTATAGGATGGAAGATTTACTAGACACACACACAAATTGAACCAGCCATGATCCAGTGGCAACTCTTTCTATTCGATTCAATTCTTACAACCACGATCAAGGTCCTAACTCCTGAAATAACAACCACCAGTCGATCCAGTACATGACAAGTCTAAATGGCTTTCAACTAAATGTCAAATCATATCTGATCACATAAAAAGGTGCAATTTTCTTTTTGTAATTAAAGCTCACAAGTGACATGAGAATTCAAAGTCAACAAAGATTCTAGTTAATCCTGTCAAAGCCATCGCAAAAAGGGCTTTGTatcatttttttcctttctttctggGAGACATTACTGTTGGATTTTAATATTTGATGGGCAAAGAAAAGTATGAAAAATTAGATTAaacgatttttattttttttcacaacaaaataattttattaagattGAACAAATGATCTAATTTAATTataagaattttataaattatcttaTAATTAAACATgtaaatattataatattttttaccaTTATACAAAAGagattagaaatattatcaaaaatctTTTGGATCCTGAGTTCCTATTTAAAATTTGTAGGTCTTCGGAATCCTTTTAATTCCACGATCTTCCTAATCAACTTATGAACAAAAGTGTCGCTAGTTCTTTTAACTTTTCTCATAAATTAATaactgaattttttattaaaattctcatgcaaaaaaaaaaaggaggacgTATTTTATGAGATGGGAGAGAGatgttcttttatttattttcctttcagATAATTTCAATTatcaaatatttgatttttaaaattatttcttctcccttttatattttatttgtaatcaagTTACAAATAGAGCATTCCTATggtttaaataataattaattttattatttaataaattttatgagaataaataaataatcaaattagttatttaaaaatatcCATTGTGATTATACAAAGATAATTTGAGAATCTTGGATCCATCATTTCAAGTTCCAATGAATTTAGATAAATTAATAAAGctctttaattaattatctaatttattaactCAAAAATTATTCCACTGAAACTCGAAATTGCACTATTGAGAATTATGAAACGTGCGGACTTCGCCCATGCACTTACCAATTTGGGTTCTTGTTGTACTTCCTCTCAATGACGTGGGGCATTCATGAGAGGGACGCTAATGTGGcggtacaatttttttttttacaaatagagCTGAGTGAAATTActgttttacctctatgtttgTATCTAAAACCTAACTACCATTAATTCACTAGTGAACAGTTAATTCATAATCTAATTATGAATTAGAGCGCTCAAATTGTTCAATGCTAGAATTAATACTTAAGAGAACCATTTTAACATCATTTCAAAAGTTATGGATTTCGTATCTATAAATCATATTCCTAACTGAATGTATAACCGAGTCTCCAAAATGTAAATGTTGCGTCTAttattaaaataagttttaacaaACAAATCAAGAGACCCGTTAACATAAGCAAGAAGTCTATGACTACTCAGGATTGCGATGTTGGTCCCTTATATTTTGGGTGATAACACTTTTGGTCATTTTTCTTTCACATTTGGCATTTTTTCCTTGCGTGTTTGTTGTTTTTGGCGCTTTTGGTCCTTTTCACCGCTAGCCACCAGTGTTTGTTGACTGATTAACAAATCAATGATTTTTTGGGCTTTTGTTGAAAAAAGAGAAATATGAGTGGAGCTTTTTGTTAGGAccgaaagtagctagagggggggggggtgaatagctcttcgcactTGTCgtgtgcttgtcgttgcttgtttcttcaagaatgcacagcggaaatacagagaaacaacatacaacgctaacacggttggtttacttggtatccacctcacaagaggtgactagtccaaggatccacacctacacacacaccctccactaataaaattctcctttatggtaactaccaagggcggagaaaccctacaagactcaatacaagaagaaagggaaaggtaatgaaatacaagcttacaagcttacaatgagtgcaaaaaccctaaccctagtttcttctccttgctttgatctgcatcttgacttggaagaacctccaagaaccttcaagaactggcgatcttgagcttgagaagagctgtggaggagctggtgaagatctgaaatgaatcgttGAAGAAGTactgaaggagacgcccgcctgcagctcaaatacgacgcaacggtcggatcccgatcgattcgaaaactcccaatcgatcggagaggctttggatcgattcacggatcaatccagagcgcctctgtgctctggaaaaatgcctggatcgatccacggatcgatccagcgcttatcgcgcgaagcagcagcgccccaatcgatcggctgatcgattgggacctctggatcgatccactgatcgattcagaggctctctgttcgctaggaaaggcctggatcgatccagctcttggtttttgcccaaaaccaagtcccaagcctctcaaaccaacatccggtcaaccttgacctgttggtacgtcatacctagcatctagtcactcccttgacctgccagaactccccaccaagtgtccagtcaatccctttgacccacttggacttttctcttcgtgccaagtatccagtcaatcctttgacttacttggacttcccaacaccagatgtctgatcatcctgatccatctggattatcccttgcctggtttcactcaccagagctttcacctagcttcactcactaggattttccatctgcctagcttcactcactaggactttcacctggcttcactcactaggatttccttctgcctagcttcactcactaggactttccatctgcctagcttcactcactagggttttccatctgcctagcttcactcactaggactttcacctggcttcactcaccaggatttccttctgcctagcttcactcactaggactttccatctgcctagcttcactcactaggactttccatctgcctaaccttccagttaggactttccatctgcctaaccttccagttaggacttctcagtcaagtatccggtcatccttgacctacttgacttttctttaatcacactgatcagtccctgatcagaatctccccatatgaacaactacctgcattgtccatgtgtctacatgtattgtcaaacatcgaaactatgaccaagactcaagcttggtcaaaccagtcaaccttgacctaagggatattgcaccaacaatctccccctttttgatgtttgacaatacctttaagttaggactaCTCTGAGTGAAGCTAATCCCAcagccttaactctcttcatgccaaagtatgaatgttggttcccttcattctccccctatgacctcccccataggtaatgaaggcctaacttaaaccacacattctccccctattggcacacatcaaccaactctccccctgaagagtttctcAAGGTCGTGATCAACATCAtgatgaaggtcccatacccttcattttccctATATTCTCCCTCAaagtagacaaatgcccaaccttgagcatttttcaaccatttgaaataccacttgaaataatgaggatattcactccccatttcaagttcaaacgctcattcatgagcattttctgaaaagaaggttaaccaccttccaaggttcatgaaaaaatagtgttcatgtctttaaaaagtccctccccctaaagacatggtggtaacttctgtcattgc
This window contains:
- the LOC122034999 gene encoding transmembrane protein 53-like; the protein is MEASTWLLGSTAAFHRQLRTIALPALSIPLSNPNHPRFPLVSSSPIPSIAIPRCSRPAFQCAVDGPFGSRPPFSSLSFSCLFGSIHSKDRAVVSGPGYKEGSFRWENDQKITEGGDPGFANEKGAIWTVVLLGWLGAELKHLNKYAMLYSSLGIRPVRFVVPVKELLGFDLGRRVEEKIACFTQELVSWCSETEKDGRERCLLFHSFSNTGWLTYGSILENLQNRPDIVQKIKGCIVDSGAAPEISPQIWAAGFSAALLKKRSSLVYSSTNGEVTNMDVTISGLEHKDNNFSFKETFLLSLLEKFFIVVLMLPDVNLRLKKIISILTNKQPSCPQLYLYSSADKVIPSKSVENFIQAQKSLGRIVHAYDFCLSPHVDHLRNYPQLYSTKINEFLRECYSAVV